The Malus sylvestris chromosome 3, drMalSylv7.2, whole genome shotgun sequence genomic sequence CAATAGCAATAAAGAAAGGAGAGTAAGAGAGATTACGCGATGCTTCTAGACTTGTAGGCTTTCTGGGCTTTCGTACAAGGCCCAAACTCTGTGAAATCAGTCACAGTAAAATGAAGTGGCCCATTAACTCATTTTCCTAGGCCCATTAtgtgttaatttttattttttttaatatacaaAACGATGTTTAGAGAAATGAGTGAGTTGAGCACAGGATCTCGAGTGCATGAGTAAATAAATCTTTCATGTTATTATGTATGTTTTAATAACCCCCAGCCGAACGGGCACGTAGGCATCACTTTAATTTTTGCTTTGCACATATACCCTCATGTTGGGAGGGGCTTATAGCTCAAGTAACGACATTTTTTTGCAGGCATCACTTTAATTTTTGCTTTGCACATATACCCTCATGTTGGGAGGGGCTTATAGCTCAAGTAACGACATTTTTTTGCACATCTGATGCCTCCCAAAATTTACATGGATCATAACATGAGGGTAGTTTGGTGTTGTTgtgttttgaaataaaaaactgcttctgttgtgctgtgagaataagtttatttttgcCGCTTCAcgtttcagctttttttcatccaaaattgtgaaaataagctgtttttaagtatttaccaaacaccttttttagctcagtttttttttgtacccactttttataaaagcacatcaataccaaaccagtactatATATACTAAGTTATGAAATTTTTATGCACACGTGATGCCTACGTGGCATCGACACGAAGGAATTCAAAGCAACTCTCCCTcccaaaatttgtcaaaacatgcataatatatatatatatatatatatgtatgtatgtatgtatatgtatatgtatatgtgaacgcggaaaattcctgaaacgaaagagacaagaacaacgcgcacaaacaaatattaagtgtttgatgattttgggttacaatctctctctattttgatcctctgattcgatctccgtaaggtgttgattggtgggtgtttcgttgatccaagggccgtcggggcttgatcttggatgaactgtttggaagtttcttcaaagggccgtgggcttgatctttgaaggtggatttgagcggatcttcaaggagccgttggggcttgatcttgaggatgaatgtttcttcaagggccgtttgaggcttgatcttgaataacggtgatgagcggatcttcaagggcttttgggcttgatcttgaagaaacagtgatgaacagatcttcaagggcttttgggcttaatcttgaagaacggttggatgtgtgtggatttgtcgacgttgttgatccaaagggccgttggggcttgatcttggatgaacggatgatgaacgatggtgctttcttcaagggccgtcggggcttgatcttgaattggtggatgattgttgatccaaagggccgttggggcttgatcttggatgaacgatgaacgaagaacgaagagagctttcttgattcttcgggcacctggatgcttgagagcttcggagtttcagagcttcagagcttcaaggtgtaatatgaattggtccccccaaatgaatgaaatgggcttgtatttatagaaatttccaaggcctaattttgaatataatattccagatgaaataagtcgtttctgccaggtgttgacacgtgtcctatttgatgacttttccaactcatttcaattttcgttgagtcacacgctacgtgtaaaatttatgtaatacatgagcgttgacactttgatttatcggtcaacatttatttaccgaaatttcgatgtctacaaatgcccccacttcaagtcgCGTCGTGtacatgtgcttgtcgcgtgtatgagatgcgttttgaagtcccttactgtagatgtcgatccaagggccgtcgaggcttgatcttgaattgggctggagatttcttcaagggccgttgaggcttgatcttgaattgggcttgagatttcttcaagggccgttgaggcttgttcttgaacttttgtttgaaatttcttcaagggccgtcgaggcttgatcttgaaggttgaaattggaccacaaggagcttcatgtggcagatgatctttggctttggtagtgagtgaatcgacacgtattttgttgcgcttgttgactttccacagctttgatcttgaactgggttgaaggattttctggattcctccaattgttgattttccacagcttattcttgaactaggttttgattcaagggtggtagacacttaatcttgaatcggacttgtgatttcttccagggccgtcgaggcttgattttgaatttggctggaagcttcttcaagggccgttgaggcttgattctcgaaggctgactcgaacacatggcaagcaggcacgaggtgaaggtgacgacttgttgctttgttcaatctttctaattcacacctgagcagtttggtcaacggtatgatcttcaagattgatgggctcttcttccagttggtgacttgatctttaaggatttgattcaagggtggtgaatcggcacgtacagcccacaacgcctagtaagtcgacccaagaatttgagggtcaaaacgagttcaccgtcctcaggcagatgcggcatcttcttgagttcttcatctcagactctttctgctaagttgactgtgcatgctgcattcttctctacttgtttcttcaggcagatgtggcagcttctcgagttcctcagttcggactccttctgctgagttaaccgtgcagaccgcattcttctctgcttgttccttctgcaccttgtctccacatgctgcaaggtatcattttcacttgccttatctgtcctccaggcagatgtggcagcttctttaaaagtacagcagcagtggaaggtgagtactcgagagcagtgctaggtaggcaatcagggaaggattccaagcagtcggttccttacccgagtttgagtggaagttccggcatattgttttctttatccttgtctttgtaggtaagaacaaggacaaaggaaaggacagggagaacacatgatatgagatactcttgctttctaccctggtgatatgagatacttttgctttggagtcattggcttgcagaggtaccccaaggaataaggaacactgaatgactcgagaggcttcgttgggaaaacATCTttggagatgaaaaaaaaactctgtgtgtctgccttgctatggaaggtgaaggtggacagttataggaggtcccttaatacctgtagaggtactattctttcactcgtgtcggcaactaacgcgtgattgaacagtaaacttaacgtgctttctccttcaccgaaaatcttcgacaaattgcccatgatttgcgcaaagttgagtgtgcatatgacaggtgatgacgcggctgaaaaagactggcgcctcttcgatatctgggattggcgcttcgacaaattacccgtgattaaagctgagtttgcgtgtgacgggtgccgacacgtctggaaaagcaagatgcttctccgatttctgagcttgcctcttcgatttttgaatggcctcttcgaattctgagctcgcctcttcgatctctgaaatcccgtcgagtgctgatttttatagaggcatgcagttcgtttcaaagcacacttgaattttcgcttgtgaaaactcccctcttgtacttctaagatcttgatttgtccgatctcttcttccttcaacactttgaaaatgtctggaccctccgaccgtcgttttgatttgaaccttggtgaagaggtagtcccgtcttctccagataacatatggcgcccatccttcatatcccctactggtcctcttattgttggggattcggtgatgaagaatgatatgaccgctgcggtggtggcccggaaccttgtcactcccaaagataacagactactttccaggcggtctgatgagttggctgttaaggagtccctggctcttagtgtgcagtgtgcgggttctgtgtccaacatggcccaacgcctatttgctcgaacccgtcaagttgaatcgttggcggctgaagtgatgagtctcaaacaggatatcaaagggctcaagcatgagaataaacagttgcacaagcttgcacacaactatgccacaaatatgaagaggaaaattgaccagatgcaggaatctgatggtcagattttacttgatcatcggaggtttgtgggtttgttccaacaacatttgccttcgtcttctggggctgttccgcgtaatgaagctccaaatgatcaacctttggtgcctcctcttcctggagttccgccgagtgatgtggcttcaaacagtcaacctccggcgcctctcATTTCTGGAGCTCTACCAAGTGGTGATGCGGCATCTAATCGTCCTTGAAGAtaccctcttgtaaatttgatttgatttgatttgatttttttatttttgattttttgatttttatttttatttttttatttatttttttaaggtatgtataatgcaaatttatgtaaaaatttcctaaaaaataaataaaatggaccttctatttctctctatgcatttgttttttttttctttttcctttttcttttggtgctggatgcaccaagttccatcatcatttttttttttttttttttttttttcttctttctgcaCATGGTGCCCATGCACCACCAGAAACTTTTGATTGCCATGGGCATGGGGCTGTTCCCCATCTTTGATCCACCATcccattttctattattatttttttttttataaatttcgaTGATGGGCTGGGGAATTTGCAGGGAAGGATGAAGGCGAACTCAGAGCTAGAGCTTGAGGAAGAGCTTCTcggccggctagtcgtttgacagcggtctttgaagttgttggcagctgcgaggcaagagacggaggaggtggaggtgacCTTGATGTCGGGTCCAGCTAGAACCCAGAGCACAGCCACTGAGCCCAACCACTGAGCACAGCTGCTGCACACTCGTTGTACTGCCACCGAGCACCGCCACTGCGCATCCGTTGCACTGCCAATCGCTGCAAAGGATTTATGTTTAACGGCGGAGATGCTGCCCTATTTGCCATGCTATGCCGACGTGCTTCACACAATTAACCGTCCAGAATTGTTAAACATTCCATCTCGGTTTATcacaaaacagaagaaaaaccAAGATCCATCCATGCCAAAACACCAATCTGCCATCTTTTCGGGATCTGTCACGACATCATCAGCCAAAACCTGCTTGGTCCGCTCGCAGATTGGGGGAGAGGAAGAGTTGGCGGAGTCAGTAGATGGAGTGGAAGTAGGGACCACGGGGCTGGTGGAAATGGAGGTACAACCATGGTTGGGTGTCGATAGTGGTGTGCTCACGGCTCTCGGATCTGAGGAGGATCAATTGAAGTTGGCGTCGGCGCCGAGGCCGAAGGTGATGAGTGCGAGGTTGGTGAAGTGGTCAACACTGGAGGAGTTGGTGGTGTAGCTGAAGAGGAGCCTGGGgtcagaggagagagagatctgATAGAGTCATTATACTGTATACAAAAGGTCCAGCTATTGAATCAGCAAGCCTTTGTATGGGTGCTTCATGTCCTTGAGCATCCTCAACCATGCGAACGATCTTGAATATCATTGAATTGGAGCCAGTTGAAGATGCTTCAACCCGCAGAGGACCATCCCAGTTTATTGTTCCAGCTGAGACAGTAAGGTCTTTTTCCTTGAATACAGGAAGTGATTCTCCTGTGAGCATGGATTCGTCGACAACACTTCTTCTAGCCACAACTCTTCCATCCACAGGTATGGTTTCTCCTGGCAAAACCAACACAGAGTCTCCAACCCGAACCTCGTCAGTTGGGACTTCAACGCATATTGCATCAGAGAAAAGTACACTGTTGCTGGAGGAATCATTTTCCGGGGAACCAATTACAAGTATTGCTTGTGTGTTTATCAGTGACAAGAGTTCATTCATATCACTAGATGCCTTGATCCTTGCCCTTTCCTCGAGAGAACGTCCTAGGAGCACAAAACCAAGAAGCATGACCGGC encodes the following:
- the LOC126617229 gene encoding copper-transporting ATPase PAA2, chloroplastic-like, which gives rise to MAVRIWVKNLKDVAHDADDVLEDINYEVLRRTVEIQNHMKKKEEMLVKSRNRVILAWTLVALCCGSPASHILHSLGIHAAHGSFWELLHNSYVKAGLATGALLGPGRDLLFDGLRAFKKGPPNVNSLVGFGSLAAFTISAVSLLNPGLQWDAAFFDEPVMLLGFVLLGRSLEERARIKASSDMNELLSLINTQAILVIGSPENDSSSNSVLFSDAICVEVPTDEVRVGDSVLVLPGETIPVDGRVVARRSVVDESMLTGESLPVFKEKDLTVSAGTINWDGPLRVEASSTGSNSMIFKIVRMVEDAQGHEAPIQRLADSIAGPFVYSIMTLSDLSLL